One Phoenix dactylifera cultivar Barhee BC4 unplaced genomic scaffold, palm_55x_up_171113_PBpolish2nd_filt_p 000587F, whole genome shotgun sequence DNA window includes the following coding sequences:
- the LOC103722943 gene encoding uncharacterized protein LOC103722943 isoform X2 codes for MGSVISIAKSTPLRNEMASDWNSKLEMEKEKKTEVQGSRLMDARKGLNQCQSRRERKIALQQDVDKLKKKLRHEENVHRALERAFTRPLGALPRLPPYLPSYTLELLAEVAVLEEEVVRLEEQVVNFRQGLYQEAIYVSSSKKTRESNSDSYCDRNPYQNFKTMEQAKPFARLAYAEDSNISKTSVSMRWSLDADSNRPSSNRFADGKKAPKKPKSSLALPEDCRGKENQLNTNSAGNCKQSPVKKVSKITMPAPVEKHSDAKTGCQVMTREGVEEGFRAASDKAASDDSSGPNKLSEDILNCIVNIFSRMSSPKNTMEDLEMSPSVSGSSVSSEETDFRDPYGICLEFGRRDIGPYKHCRAVEASSVEPNVITSAPLLTRRLNHLLRKLALVDLSRLTHQQRLAFWINTYNSCMMNAFLEQGIPTNPQMVVTLMQKALINVGGHLLSAMTIEHFILRFPYHSKHAYPKGSKSDDITTRGIFGLEWPEPLVTFALSCGSWSSPAVRVYTASQVENELETAKRDYLQAAVGISTPNKLAIPKLLDWYLLDFAKDVESLMDWICLQLPSELRNDAVKCLEMGRRSAIPQPIQVLPYEFKFRYLLAP; via the exons ATGGGTTCGGTGATTTCGATCGCAAAGTCCACTCCTTTGAGGAATGAAATGGCCTCAGATTGGAATTCGAAATTG gagatggagaaggagaagaagactgAGGTGCAGGGAAGTAGATTGATGGATGCAAGGAAGGGGCTCAATCAATGCCAGTccagaagagagaggaagattgCATTGCAGCAAGAT GTTGATAAGCTAAAAAAGAAGCTTAGACATGAAGAGAATGTCCACAGAGCTCTGGAGAGGGCTTTCACTCGACCTTTGGGTGCTCTTCCTCGACTTCCGCCATATCTCCCTTCATAT ACTCTAGAGCTGCTGGCTGAAGTAGCTGTTTTGGAGGAAGAGGTGGTTCGGCTTGAAGAACAGGTGGTGAATTTCCGGCAAGGCCTCTATCAGGAGGCCATTTACGTCTCATCCTCCAAGAAAACCAGGGAAAGCAATTCTGATTCGTATTGTGATCGAAACCCATATCAGAATTTCAAAACCATGGAGCAGGCGAAACCTTTTGCCCGCTTAGCTTATGCTGAAGATTCAAACATCAGCAAGACTTCGGTCTCGATGAGGTGGTCTTTGGATGCGGATTCAAATCGGCCTTCCTCTAATCGGTTTGCCGATGGCAAAAAGGCACCCAAGAAACCAAAGTCTTCTTTGGCCTTGCCAGAGGATTGCCGTGGAAAAGAGAACCAGTTGAATACCAACTCTGCTGGGAATTGCAAGCAATCACCAGTAAAGAAAGTTTCAAAAATAACAATGCCTGCACCGGTGGAAAAGCATTCAGATGCCAAG ACAGGCTGCCAAGTGATGACTAGAGAAGGAGTTGAAGAGGGCTTTCGTGCTGCTTCTGATAAGGCAGCATCAGATGATTCCAGCGGCCCGAACAAATTATCTGAGGATATCCTAAACTGTATTGTAAATATTTTCTCACGGATGAGTTCGCCAAAGAACACAATGGAAGACCTGGAGATGTCTCCATCTGTTTCTGGTTCTTCTGTAAGTTCAGAGGAGACCGACTTTCGAGATCCTTATGGTATCTGTTTGGAATTTGGAAGAAGGGATATTGGCCCATATAAACATTGCCGTGCAGTTGAAGCAAGCTCAGTCGAACCGAATGTTATCACGAGTGCTCCATTACTTACTCGTAGACTAAA TCATTTACTCAGAAAGCTTGCATTGGTGGATTTGTCGAGGCTTACACACCAGCAGAGGCTTGCTTTCTGGATCAACACTTATAATTCATGCATGATGAAT GCATTTCTAGAGCAAGGGATACCTACTAATCCTCAGATGGTTGTCACTCTGATGCAGAAG GCTCTGATTAATGTGGGTGGCCACTTGCTCAGTGCAATGACAATCGAGCATTTCATTTTGAGGTTTCCCTATCACTCAAAACAT GCCTACCCAAAAGGATCAAAAAGTGACGACATTACAACAAGAGGCATATTTGGTTTGGAGTGGCCTGAACCCTTGGTAACATTTGCGCTCTCATGTGGAAGTTGGTCCTCCCCTGCT GTAAGAGTTTACACCGCGTCTCAGGTCGAGAATGAGTTGGAAACAGCCAAAAGGGATTACTTACAAGCAGCAGTTGGTATATCCACACCAAACAAGTTGGCGATTCCAAAGCTGCTAGATTGGTACCTGCTTGATTTCGCAAAGGATGTGGAGTCACTGATGGACTGGATTTGCTTACAACTACCAAGTGAATTGAGGAATGATGCAGTTAAATGCCTTGAGATGGGAAGAAGAAGTGCAATTCCACAGCCTATACAAGTCCTTCCATATGAGTTCAAGTTCAGGTACCTATTGGCCCCATAG
- the LOC103722943 gene encoding uncharacterized protein LOC103722943 isoform X1 — protein MNEFETCLQRGFSDKRWRLDIERSEEEEEMNTRVRTAVQGMRAPPKHDKEMEKEKKTEVQGSRLMDARKGLNQCQSRRERKIALQQDVDKLKKKLRHEENVHRALERAFTRPLGALPRLPPYLPSYTLELLAEVAVLEEEVVRLEEQVVNFRQGLYQEAIYVSSSKKTRESNSDSYCDRNPYQNFKTMEQAKPFARLAYAEDSNISKTSVSMRWSLDADSNRPSSNRFADGKKAPKKPKSSLALPEDCRGKENQLNTNSAGNCKQSPVKKVSKITMPAPVEKHSDAKTGCQVMTREGVEEGFRAASDKAASDDSSGPNKLSEDILNCIVNIFSRMSSPKNTMEDLEMSPSVSGSSVSSEETDFRDPYGICLEFGRRDIGPYKHCRAVEASSVEPNVITSAPLLTRRLNHLLRKLALVDLSRLTHQQRLAFWINTYNSCMMNAFLEQGIPTNPQMVVTLMQKALINVGGHLLSAMTIEHFILRFPYHSKHAYPKGSKSDDITTRGIFGLEWPEPLVTFALSCGSWSSPAVRVYTASQVENELETAKRDYLQAAVGISTPNKLAIPKLLDWYLLDFAKDVESLMDWICLQLPSELRNDAVKCLEMGRRSAIPQPIQVLPYEFKFRYLLAP, from the exons ATGAATGAGTTCGAGACCTGTCTCCAG AGAGGATTTAGCGATAAGCGGTGGAGACTGGACATAGAGAGGagcgaggaagaggaggagatgaaTACTAGAGTTCGGACTGCGGTGCAGGGCATGAGAGCTCCTCCGAAGCACGATAAA gagatggagaaggagaagaagactgAGGTGCAGGGAAGTAGATTGATGGATGCAAGGAAGGGGCTCAATCAATGCCAGTccagaagagagaggaagattgCATTGCAGCAAGAT GTTGATAAGCTAAAAAAGAAGCTTAGACATGAAGAGAATGTCCACAGAGCTCTGGAGAGGGCTTTCACTCGACCTTTGGGTGCTCTTCCTCGACTTCCGCCATATCTCCCTTCATAT ACTCTAGAGCTGCTGGCTGAAGTAGCTGTTTTGGAGGAAGAGGTGGTTCGGCTTGAAGAACAGGTGGTGAATTTCCGGCAAGGCCTCTATCAGGAGGCCATTTACGTCTCATCCTCCAAGAAAACCAGGGAAAGCAATTCTGATTCGTATTGTGATCGAAACCCATATCAGAATTTCAAAACCATGGAGCAGGCGAAACCTTTTGCCCGCTTAGCTTATGCTGAAGATTCAAACATCAGCAAGACTTCGGTCTCGATGAGGTGGTCTTTGGATGCGGATTCAAATCGGCCTTCCTCTAATCGGTTTGCCGATGGCAAAAAGGCACCCAAGAAACCAAAGTCTTCTTTGGCCTTGCCAGAGGATTGCCGTGGAAAAGAGAACCAGTTGAATACCAACTCTGCTGGGAATTGCAAGCAATCACCAGTAAAGAAAGTTTCAAAAATAACAATGCCTGCACCGGTGGAAAAGCATTCAGATGCCAAG ACAGGCTGCCAAGTGATGACTAGAGAAGGAGTTGAAGAGGGCTTTCGTGCTGCTTCTGATAAGGCAGCATCAGATGATTCCAGCGGCCCGAACAAATTATCTGAGGATATCCTAAACTGTATTGTAAATATTTTCTCACGGATGAGTTCGCCAAAGAACACAATGGAAGACCTGGAGATGTCTCCATCTGTTTCTGGTTCTTCTGTAAGTTCAGAGGAGACCGACTTTCGAGATCCTTATGGTATCTGTTTGGAATTTGGAAGAAGGGATATTGGCCCATATAAACATTGCCGTGCAGTTGAAGCAAGCTCAGTCGAACCGAATGTTATCACGAGTGCTCCATTACTTACTCGTAGACTAAA TCATTTACTCAGAAAGCTTGCATTGGTGGATTTGTCGAGGCTTACACACCAGCAGAGGCTTGCTTTCTGGATCAACACTTATAATTCATGCATGATGAAT GCATTTCTAGAGCAAGGGATACCTACTAATCCTCAGATGGTTGTCACTCTGATGCAGAAG GCTCTGATTAATGTGGGTGGCCACTTGCTCAGTGCAATGACAATCGAGCATTTCATTTTGAGGTTTCCCTATCACTCAAAACAT GCCTACCCAAAAGGATCAAAAAGTGACGACATTACAACAAGAGGCATATTTGGTTTGGAGTGGCCTGAACCCTTGGTAACATTTGCGCTCTCATGTGGAAGTTGGTCCTCCCCTGCT GTAAGAGTTTACACCGCGTCTCAGGTCGAGAATGAGTTGGAAACAGCCAAAAGGGATTACTTACAAGCAGCAGTTGGTATATCCACACCAAACAAGTTGGCGATTCCAAAGCTGCTAGATTGGTACCTGCTTGATTTCGCAAAGGATGTGGAGTCACTGATGGACTGGATTTGCTTACAACTACCAAGTGAATTGAGGAATGATGCAGTTAAATGCCTTGAGATGGGAAGAAGAAGTGCAATTCCACAGCCTATACAAGTCCTTCCATATGAGTTCAAGTTCAGGTACCTATTGGCCCCATAG